One stretch of Cohnella algarum DNA includes these proteins:
- a CDS encoding DnaD domain-containing protein — protein sequence MSERAALALGLAEAYMDGAVSLPYALLRSYRVLNLTDTECMLVIQLLAYRQLEQNDFPTMEQLQQRLGISQAEAGKTMQKLMRLGYVGIDEVIDPLTGVQSERYNLAGLFRRIGELLADGELPPRAGSEQERPEEARPSGSLPEAFPGVPVNGRAQTDLFSVFEQEFGRPLTPMECETIANWIDQDGYPAELILFALKEAVFAGKLHFRYIDRILLEWSRNRVENVDAARAHVQKFRGR from the coding sequence ATGAGCGAACGCGCTGCGCTGGCCCTCGGGCTGGCGGAAGCTTATATGGACGGAGCGGTAAGCTTGCCGTACGCGTTGTTGCGAAGCTACCGGGTTCTGAACTTGACCGATACGGAATGCATGCTGGTGATCCAGTTGCTGGCCTACCGGCAATTGGAGCAAAACGATTTTCCGACGATGGAGCAGCTTCAGCAACGTCTCGGCATTTCCCAGGCGGAAGCCGGGAAAACGATGCAAAAGCTGATGCGGCTCGGCTATGTCGGCATCGACGAGGTAATCGACCCGTTGACCGGGGTCCAATCGGAGCGTTACAACCTGGCAGGGCTGTTTCGCCGGATCGGCGAGTTGCTCGCGGACGGGGAACTGCCGCCGAGAGCCGGATCGGAACAGGAGCGGCCGGAGGAAGCGCGGCCGTCCGGGAGCTTGCCGGAAGCTTTCCCGGGCGTGCCGGTCAACGGGCGCGCCCAGACCGACCTGTTCAGCGTATTCGAGCAGGAATTCGGCCGGCCGCTTACTCCGATGGAGTGCGAAACGATCGCGAACTGGATCGATCAGGACGGCTATCCGGCCGAATTGATTTTGTTCGCGCTCAAGGAAGCCGTGTTCGCGGGCAAGCTGCATTTCCGGTATATCGACCGGATTTTGCTCGAATGGAGCCGCAACCGGGTCGAGAACGTGGACGCCGCCCGCGCCCACGTGCAAAAATTCCGCGGACGTTGA
- a CDS encoding amidohydrolase, with the protein MKRWLIENAILITMDPQRPVVNGWMAVEGTAIAAIGDGAAPEEEKRTAEETIDGRGHLFMPGLINTHGHAAMTLLRGLADDLNLQDWLQNHMWPMEAKFTGDDVYWGTSLAAAEMILSGTTTFVDMYDHMDRVAEVVRDSGLRASLTRGVIGLCPPDVQQAKLDNAVGFAKDWHGEADGRIQVMMSPHAPYTCPPDYIEKIVAAAHELGLPLHTHMSETEAEVEQNVRDYGVRPVEHLDRLGLFSRPALVAHAVHLTDEEIALLANRNVAVSHNPVSNLKLASGVARVPELLRAGVTVSLGTDGAASNNNLDLFEEIRMAALLHKGVSKVPTVVPAAEALRLGTSYGAKAIGLEGVTGMLKPGLKADFIAVSIEKAHFVPATDYVSHLVYAASGADVAHMWVDGRQLMRNRELLTLDVERIRREAQRCFERLRA; encoded by the coding sequence ATGAAACGTTGGCTGATCGAGAACGCCATTTTGATTACGATGGATCCGCAGCGGCCGGTCGTGAACGGCTGGATGGCGGTCGAAGGAACCGCGATCGCGGCGATCGGCGACGGAGCCGCGCCGGAGGAGGAAAAACGGACGGCGGAAGAGACGATCGACGGACGCGGCCATCTTTTTATGCCCGGTCTCATCAACACGCACGGCCACGCGGCGATGACGCTGCTTCGAGGGCTCGCGGACGACCTGAATTTGCAGGACTGGCTGCAAAATCATATGTGGCCGATGGAAGCGAAATTCACGGGCGACGACGTTTACTGGGGCACTTCGCTGGCCGCGGCGGAAATGATTTTGAGCGGCACGACGACGTTCGTGGACATGTACGACCACATGGACCGGGTGGCGGAAGTCGTCAGGGATTCCGGGCTGCGGGCTAGTCTTACGCGGGGCGTGATCGGACTGTGCCCTCCCGACGTTCAGCAGGCCAAGCTGGACAACGCCGTCGGGTTCGCCAAAGATTGGCACGGAGAAGCGGACGGCCGGATTCAGGTGATGATGTCTCCGCATGCGCCATATACCTGCCCGCCGGATTACATTGAAAAGATCGTCGCCGCCGCTCACGAACTCGGACTTCCGCTACATACGCACATGTCCGAGACCGAAGCGGAAGTCGAGCAAAACGTCCGCGACTACGGCGTTCGTCCGGTCGAGCATCTGGACCGTCTCGGCCTGTTTTCGCGGCCTGCTCTCGTCGCCCACGCCGTGCATCTGACCGACGAGGAAATCGCGCTGCTCGCTAATCGCAACGTGGCGGTGTCGCACAACCCGGTAAGCAATTTGAAGCTGGCCAGCGGCGTCGCCCGCGTTCCGGAGCTGCTGCGGGCCGGGGTGACGGTATCGCTCGGCACCGACGGGGCCGCAAGCAACAACAATCTCGACCTTTTCGAAGAGATCCGGATGGCCGCGCTTCTTCACAAAGGCGTCTCGAAGGTGCCGACGGTCGTTCCCGCCGCGGAGGCGCTTCGCCTTGGCACGTCGTACGGCGCGAAGGCGATCGGGCTCGAAGGGGTAACGGGCATGCTGAAGCCGGGACTTAAAGCGGATTTCATCGCCGTATCCATCGAAAAGGCTCACTTCGTTCCGGCTACCGATTACGTTTCCCATCTCGTTTACGCCGCTTCCGGCGCCGACGTCGCCCATATGTGGGTGGACGGCCGCCAGCTGATGCGCAATCGGGAGCTGCTCACGCTCGACGTCGAACGGATTCGCCGCGAGGCGCAGCGCTGCTTCGAAAGGCTGCGTGCGTGA
- the dpsA gene encoding dipicolinate synthase subunit DpsA — protein sequence MLTGVHVVLAGGDARQLEVIQKLTELDATVSIAGFDRLDTPFPGVSKADWTPELLKTADALLLPAVGTEDDGTIAAIFTDREMKLSDAYLEELPDRSKVYAGMAKPFLRKLCEKHRIGLVELFERDDVAIYNSIPTAEGALMMAIQNTDITIHGSSCIVLGLGRTGLTMARTLQGVGAKVKAGVRREETFARAFEMGFEPFHVSDLARQAEGCDLIFNTIPNMIITAQVISRLPLHSVIIDLASKPGGTDFRFAEKRGVKALLAPGLPGIVAPKTAGRIIANGLIQMILEDSRLRGEQP from the coding sequence ATGCTTACGGGTGTGCACGTCGTTCTGGCAGGCGGAGACGCGAGGCAGCTGGAAGTGATCCAAAAACTGACGGAGCTCGACGCGACCGTTTCGATCGCCGGATTTGACAGGCTGGATACGCCGTTTCCGGGAGTCTCCAAAGCGGATTGGACGCCGGAACTGCTGAAGACGGCCGACGCTTTGCTGCTGCCCGCGGTCGGTACCGAAGACGACGGCACGATCGCGGCGATTTTTACCGATCGGGAAATGAAGCTGTCCGACGCCTATTTGGAGGAATTGCCGGATCGGAGCAAAGTTTATGCCGGGATGGCAAAGCCTTTTTTGCGAAAATTGTGCGAAAAGCACCGAATCGGCCTGGTCGAACTGTTCGAACGGGACGACGTGGCCATTTACAATTCGATTCCGACGGCGGAAGGCGCCTTGATGATGGCGATTCAAAATACCGACATTACGATTCACGGCTCCTCCTGCATCGTGCTCGGTCTGGGCCGGACCGGGCTGACGATGGCGAGGACGCTGCAAGGAGTGGGGGCCAAAGTCAAAGCCGGCGTCCGTCGCGAGGAGACGTTCGCCCGGGCTTTCGAGATGGGGTTCGAGCCTTTTCACGTAAGCGATCTGGCCCGCCAGGCCGAAGGCTGCGACTTGATTTTTAATACAATTCCGAATATGATAATCACAGCGCAGGTGATCTCCCGACTCCCCCTGCATTCCGTGATTATCGATCTGGCATCGAAGCCCGGCGGAACCGATTTCCGTTTCGCCGAGAAGCGCGGCGTCAAAGCGCTGCTGGCTCCGGGATTGCCGGGAATCGTGGCTCCGAAAACGGCCGGACGCATTATCGCGAACGGGCTAATCCAGATGATTCTGGAGGACAGCCGACTACGGGGGGAGCAGCCATGA
- the hisC gene encoding histidinol-phosphate transaminase: MLQKHAIAARETLKRMTPYTPGKPIWEVQKEYGLEKVIKLASNENPLGPSPKALEAIRRMLPEIHRYPDNRASALVEELSSHYGLEKECLIVSNGGDELITLVSEAYLNPGDEIVVPQPVFSEYEFGATLMEANTVKVPLDEHWQYDIDRLLAAVTDKTKIVYLCSPSNPTGTYLKKDRLRDLLAKLPPRVLVVLDAAYHPFADAPDYTNGLEFVKEGFPVIVLQTFSKIYGLAGIRIGFGAAPADVIRTLLQVKEPFNVNALAQAAAVAALGDEAFVQASIAANGAGRRQLYAGFEALGISFVPSMSNFVWVRFGPEADAIYEELMKRGIVIRSGRGWGFPDYARISVGSEEDNEAFLNELGKLAGKIR, encoded by the coding sequence ATTTTGCAAAAACACGCAATCGCGGCGCGCGAAACGCTGAAGCGCATGACTCCGTACACGCCGGGCAAACCGATTTGGGAAGTGCAAAAAGAATACGGATTGGAAAAAGTCATCAAGCTGGCCTCGAACGAAAACCCGCTCGGTCCTTCCCCGAAGGCGCTCGAGGCTATCCGGCGAATGCTGCCGGAAATTCACCGTTACCCGGACAATCGGGCCTCGGCGCTCGTCGAGGAGCTCTCGTCCCATTACGGCCTGGAGAAAGAATGCCTGATCGTTTCGAACGGCGGAGACGAGCTCATTACGCTCGTTTCCGAGGCTTACTTGAATCCGGGCGACGAAATCGTCGTTCCGCAGCCGGTGTTCAGCGAGTACGAATTCGGCGCGACGTTGATGGAGGCGAATACGGTCAAGGTACCGTTGGACGAACATTGGCAGTACGACATCGATCGGCTGCTCGCCGCCGTAACGGATAAAACGAAAATCGTTTATTTATGTTCGCCCAGCAATCCGACGGGCACTTATTTGAAAAAAGACCGGCTGCGCGACTTGCTGGCAAAGCTTCCGCCCCGGGTGCTGGTTGTCCTCGATGCGGCTTACCATCCATTCGCCGACGCGCCGGACTATACGAACGGACTGGAATTCGTCAAAGAAGGCTTTCCGGTCATCGTGCTGCAAACTTTTTCGAAAATTTACGGCCTTGCCGGCATCCGCATCGGCTTCGGCGCCGCTCCCGCGGACGTGATCCGTACGCTGCTCCAGGTGAAAGAACCGTTCAACGTCAACGCGCTGGCTCAAGCCGCGGCGGTCGCAGCGCTCGGGGACGAAGCGTTCGTACAGGCTTCGATCGCGGCGAACGGGGCCGGGCGCAGGCAGTTGTACGCCGGGTTCGAGGCCCTTGGCATTTCCTTCGTTCCGAGCATGAGCAATTTCGTTTGGGTTCGGTTCGGGCCAGAGGCGGACGCGATTTACGAGGAATTGATGAAGCGGGGCATCGTCATCCGCTCCGGCCGGGGCTGGGGATTTCCCGATTATGCGCGAATTTCCGTCGGCAGCGAGGAAGATAATGAAGCGTTTCTGAACGAACTTGGCAAGCTGGCCGGGAAAATCCGTTGA
- the dapG gene encoding aspartate kinase: MIMVQKFGGTSLSDEEGRRNVLRHILRERADGKQLVVVVSAMGRKGEPYATDTLLDWIGRNGDALPKREKDLLLSCGEIISAATLCSLLNASGISSTVLTGGQAGILTDGRFGAARIERIDPSAMFRHLHDGRVVIVAGFQGITEDGETTTLGRGGSDTTATAIGAALSASVVDIYTDVEGILTADPRLVAQARQLSVVSYDEICNMAYNGAKVIHPRAVEIAMRAGIPIRVRSTFSDGEGTLVTHADQVRGRKDWSDRTVTGLAHVRGVTQLSIETLNSPPDVQVRIFRAMAANGISVDFINVTPAAVVYTVAGSDSERAKRLLGDMGFSPKIRPDCAKVAVIGGGMNGEPGVMARIVEALTEESIPILQSADSNTTIWVLVAEEDMALALQALHTVFGLHLVS, translated from the coding sequence ATGATCATGGTGCAAAAATTCGGAGGGACGTCGCTGTCAGACGAGGAAGGTCGACGCAACGTCCTCCGCCATATATTGCGGGAACGGGCGGACGGCAAGCAGCTTGTCGTCGTCGTTTCCGCCATGGGCCGCAAAGGAGAGCCTTACGCGACCGATACGCTGCTCGACTGGATCGGCCGCAACGGGGACGCGCTTCCGAAGCGGGAAAAGGACCTTTTGCTAAGCTGCGGAGAGATTATTTCCGCGGCGACTTTGTGTAGTTTGCTTAACGCGTCGGGCATTTCGAGCACGGTGCTGACCGGCGGGCAGGCGGGCATTTTGACGGATGGACGGTTCGGCGCGGCCCGAATCGAGCGGATCGATCCGTCCGCGATGTTCCGGCATCTGCACGACGGCCGCGTCGTCATCGTCGCGGGCTTTCAAGGGATAACCGAGGACGGCGAAACCACGACGCTCGGGCGCGGCGGCAGCGATACGACGGCGACGGCGATCGGCGCCGCGCTTTCCGCGTCCGTCGTCGACATTTATACGGATGTCGAAGGGATCCTGACCGCCGATCCGCGGCTGGTCGCGCAGGCGAGACAGCTTTCCGTTGTAAGCTATGACGAAATTTGCAATATGGCCTATAATGGAGCCAAAGTCATTCATCCCCGTGCCGTGGAAATCGCCATGCGAGCGGGCATCCCCATTCGGGTCCGCTCGACTTTTTCCGACGGGGAAGGGACGCTCGTCACCCATGCCGACCAGGTGCGCGGCCGGAAGGATTGGAGCGACAGGACCGTTACCGGACTGGCCCACGTGCGCGGGGTGACCCAGCTGTCGATCGAGACGCTGAACAGTCCTCCGGATGTACAGGTCCGCATTTTCCGGGCGATGGCGGCGAACGGCATCAGCGTCGATTTTATCAACGTGACGCCGGCGGCCGTCGTGTATACCGTCGCCGGTTCGGACAGCGAACGCGCGAAGCGTTTGCTCGGGGACATGGGCTTCTCGCCCAAAATCCGGCCCGATTGCGCCAAAGTGGCGGTGATCGGCGGCGGCATGAACGGCGAACCCGGCGTCATGGCGCGCATCGTGGAAGCGTTGACGGAAGAAAGCATCCCAATTTTGCAATCTGCAGACTCCAATACGACGATTTGGGTGTTGGTGGCTGAAGAAGATATGGCTCTTGCCCTGCAAGCGCTGCATACGGTTTTCGGTCTGCATCTCGTTTCTTGA
- a CDS encoding DUF5590 domain-containing protein, with the protein MTVSRSDHYRRSARISPLRWIVLTVSFVLLLLLLLVMTVRNADADYRRDEAEAIELAKTEAGLTSIDSAVKHVWEETVWVVIGKDAEGVARIVWVRESGAANDALANGLSQDQAEQRFASERPGAKIVRILPGWFQDRPAWEIRYVADPETERQAIDFYAFEDGAKLKTYELPGRTAG; encoded by the coding sequence GTGACGGTGAGCCGCAGCGACCATTACCGGAGATCGGCCCGGATCTCGCCGCTTCGCTGGATCGTGCTGACCGTAAGCTTCGTTCTCCTGCTCCTGCTTCTGCTCGTGATGACGGTCCGCAACGCCGATGCCGATTACCGCAGGGACGAGGCGGAAGCGATCGAACTCGCCAAAACGGAAGCGGGCCTGACTTCGATCGATTCGGCCGTCAAGCATGTTTGGGAGGAAACGGTTTGGGTCGTCATCGGCAAGGACGCGGAAGGCGTCGCCCGGATCGTATGGGTGCGGGAGTCGGGGGCGGCGAACGATGCCCTGGCCAACGGCTTGTCGCAGGACCAGGCCGAGCAGCGGTTCGCTTCCGAGCGTCCCGGCGCGAAAATCGTCCGCATCCTTCCCGGCTGGTTTCAGGATCGGCCGGCTTGGGAAATCCGTTATGTTGCCGATCCGGAGACGGAACGGCAGGCGATCGATTTTTACGCGTTCGAGGACGGTGCCAAGCTGAAAACGTACGAACTGCCGGGCCGCACGGCCGGTTGA
- a CDS encoding redox-sensing transcriptional repressor Rex, with product MKQDKISEVVVRRLPIYLRYLDELHRSDVQTVSSQDLGEKLDLNPAQIRKDLAYFGDFGRKGVGYNVPYLIEKIRHILKLDRPLFVALVGTGNLGRALCNYNMYLKENMKITAVFDREPSQIGKTINNLTILPMEKLNETVKEKNITIGIITVPASEAQNVADQFVAAGIRGILNFAPTVIRTPPDTRLHQSDFTADLFSLAYYMNRDEENQTDEGNREP from the coding sequence ATGAAGCAGGATAAAATTTCCGAAGTCGTCGTCCGGCGCTTGCCGATCTACTTGCGCTATTTGGACGAACTGCACAGAAGCGACGTTCAGACGGTGTCGTCGCAGGATTTGGGCGAAAAGCTGGACCTCAATCCGGCCCAAATTCGCAAAGACCTCGCTTATTTCGGCGACTTCGGCCGCAAGGGAGTCGGGTATAACGTTCCATATTTGATCGAAAAAATCCGCCACATTTTGAAGCTCGACCGGCCGCTTTTCGTCGCCCTTGTCGGAACGGGCAATCTCGGACGGGCGCTTTGCAATTACAATATGTATTTGAAAGAAAACATGAAAATCACCGCCGTTTTCGACCGCGAGCCTTCGCAAATCGGAAAGACGATCAACAATTTGACGATTCTCCCGATGGAAAAATTAAACGAAACCGTCAAGGAGAAAAATATTACGATCGGCATCATTACGGTGCCGGCGTCCGAGGCGCAAAACGTCGCCGACCAGTTCGTCGCCGCCGGCATCCGGGGCATCCTCAATTTCGCCCCGACCGTCATTCGCACGCCGCCCGACACGCGGCTGCATCAGTCCGATTTTACCGCGGATCTGTTCAGCCTGGCATATTACATGAACCGCGACGAAGAAAATCAAACCGATGAGGGGAATCGTGAACCATGA
- a CDS encoding RNA polymerase sigma factor yields MNSEANFDYLKYMTESEDRKALLNELMSAYGKEVWNYAFSITRKWDMADDITQEVFIKVYKNLHAFRSDSSVKTWLLTITRNTAIDFKRSAFLRKVTLTDRIGDSAGVRLSAEHDALEQLASSEIWKLVLELPVKYREVLILYAHHQMSLKEIADMLGVTEGTVKSRMFHARRKLSKMKGRLGHGSDR; encoded by the coding sequence TTGAACTCCGAAGCGAATTTCGATTATTTAAAATACATGACCGAATCCGAGGACCGCAAAGCGCTGTTGAACGAGCTGATGAGCGCTTACGGCAAGGAAGTATGGAACTACGCCTTCAGCATTACGCGAAAATGGGATATGGCGGACGATATCACGCAGGAAGTTTTCATCAAAGTATACAAAAACCTGCACGCCTTCCGCAGCGATTCGTCCGTCAAGACGTGGCTGCTCACCATTACGCGCAATACGGCGATCGATTTCAAGCGGTCGGCTTTCCTGCGGAAGGTGACGCTCACGGACCGGATCGGCGATTCCGCCGGCGTCCGGTTATCCGCCGAGCACGATGCGCTCGAACAGCTGGCCTCCAGCGAAATATGGAAGCTCGTGCTGGAGCTTCCCGTCAAATATCGCGAAGTCCTTATTTTATACGCTCATCATCAAATGTCGCTGAAGGAAATCGCGGACATGCTCGGCGTTACCGAAGGAACGGTAAAATCGCGCATGTTCCACGCCCGCCGGAAACTATCGAAGATGAAGGGACGACTTGGCCATGGATCTGATCGATAA
- a CDS encoding acetate kinase, with translation MNILVINAGSSSLKYQLYDMSKESVLAKGLVERIGMDSSILTHEVEGQPEVREVSEILEHTVAVRKVLDMLTHRKFGVLSNVGEIQAVGHRVVHGGETFHESVLIDSNVKLEIRKLFDLAPLHNPAHMMGIVAVEANLPDIPQAVVFDTAFHQTMPATSYLYAIPTVLYRKHKIRRYGFHGTSHDYVSKMAAEFLERPLESLKLVSCHIGNGASCTAILHGKSYDTSMGMTPLEGLMMGTRSGDLDPAIVPFTINKEDLTLNEVNSMLNKHSGLLAVSGVSSDMREVVQAMSEGNESAKLAFDMYAYRIRKYIGAYAAAMNGLDAVLFTAGVGENSDILRKKVCEGLTFLGLELDEERNKVRSSQARRITKDGSKVEALVVPTNEELLIARDTYRLVQKTAAEAKE, from the coding sequence ATGAACATCCTTGTCATTAACGCCGGAAGCTCTTCGTTGAAATATCAGCTTTACGACATGTCGAAAGAGTCGGTTTTGGCGAAAGGACTCGTCGAAAGAATCGGGATGGATTCCTCGATTCTGACGCATGAAGTGGAAGGGCAGCCGGAAGTGCGGGAAGTCAGCGAAATTTTAGAGCATACGGTTGCCGTCCGGAAGGTGCTCGACATGCTGACGCATCGCAAGTTCGGCGTATTGAGCAACGTGGGCGAGATTCAGGCCGTCGGGCACCGGGTCGTTCACGGCGGCGAAACGTTCCACGAGTCCGTGCTGATCGATTCGAACGTCAAGCTCGAAATCCGCAAGCTGTTCGATTTGGCTCCGCTGCACAATCCGGCCCACATGATGGGGATCGTCGCGGTGGAAGCCAATCTGCCGGACATTCCGCAGGCGGTCGTGTTCGATACGGCTTTCCATCAGACGATGCCGGCGACCTCGTACTTGTACGCGATTCCGACCGTGCTGTACCGCAAACACAAAATTCGCCGCTACGGCTTTCACGGAACATCGCACGATTACGTCAGCAAGATGGCCGCCGAATTTTTGGAGCGTCCGCTCGAAAGCTTGAAGCTCGTCAGCTGCCATATCGGAAACGGGGCCAGCTGCACCGCGATTCTGCACGGCAAGTCGTACGATACGAGCATGGGCATGACGCCGCTCGAGGGGCTGATGATGGGAACGCGGAGCGGGGATTTGGATCCGGCCATCGTTCCGTTTACGATCAATAAAGAAGATCTTACGCTGAACGAAGTCAATTCGATGCTCAATAAGCACAGCGGCTTGCTCGCCGTATCCGGCGTCAGCAGCGACATGCGCGAAGTGGTCCAGGCGATGAGCGAAGGGAACGAATCCGCCAAGCTTGCGTTCGATATGTACGCCTACCGCATCCGCAAATACATCGGCGCATACGCCGCGGCGATGAACGGCCTGGACGCGGTTCTGTTTACGGCCGGAGTCGGGGAAAATTCCGACATCCTCCGCAAAAAAGTTTGCGAAGGCTTGACGTTTCTCGGCCTGGAGCTCGACGAGGAGCGCAATAAAGTCCGCTCGAGCCAGGCTCGCCGAATCACGAAGGACGGTTCCAAGGTAGAAGCGCTCGTCGTGCCGACCAACGAGGAGCTGCTTATCGCGCGGGACACGTACCGTCTCGTACAGAAAACGGCCGCCGAAGCCAAGGAGTAA
- a CDS encoding 3-hydroxyacyl-CoA dehydrogenase family protein: MFRNVGVVGAGTMGQSIAEMLAAKGLDVHLAEKTPERLQNALNGIEMSLDRQIERWAITQAEKKLILNRIHTEPSLEHLADCDLIIETISEDLESKRAVFAQLDGILPEETVMASNTSTLSLTELAGATRRPERVIGMHFVYPAIRVDVVEIILGLQTSDDTYRKTKDFIENVLNKKGVMVYESPGFVTTRLICLLINEALHLLEEGVASAEDIDSAMRIGYQFQHGPLEMADRFGLDSVLAALDRMFREYGELKYRPSILLKKKVRAGQLGVKTGTGFFTYDKDGDRIL, encoded by the coding sequence ATGTTTCGCAACGTTGGAGTGGTTGGAGCCGGTACGATGGGCCAGAGCATCGCGGAAATGCTCGCCGCCAAAGGATTGGACGTCCATTTGGCGGAAAAAACGCCCGAGCGCCTGCAAAACGCGCTGAACGGAATCGAAATGAGCCTGGACCGGCAAATCGAGCGCTGGGCCATTACGCAAGCCGAGAAAAAATTGATCCTGAATCGCATACATACGGAGCCTTCATTGGAACACCTGGCCGATTGCGACCTGATCATCGAAACAATCAGCGAGGATTTGGAGAGCAAACGCGCCGTGTTCGCGCAGCTCGACGGCATTTTGCCGGAAGAAACGGTCATGGCGAGCAACACGTCTACGCTTAGCCTGACGGAGCTCGCCGGAGCGACGCGCCGCCCGGAGCGGGTCATCGGCATGCACTTCGTCTATCCGGCCATTCGCGTCGACGTCGTGGAAATCATTCTCGGTTTGCAAACGTCCGACGACACGTACCGGAAGACCAAAGATTTTATCGAAAACGTATTGAACAAAAAAGGGGTCATGGTTTACGAGTCTCCCGGTTTCGTCACGACCCGGCTCATTTGTCTTCTTATTAACGAAGCGCTGCATTTGCTGGAGGAAGGGGTCGCTTCGGCCGAGGATATCGACAGCGCGATGCGGATCGGCTATCAGTTCCAGCACGGCCCGCTGGAGATGGCCGACCGCTTCGGGCTCGATTCGGTGCTCGCGGCGCTGGACCGGATGTTTCGCGAATACGGCGAGCTCAAGTATCGCCCTTCGATTTTGCTGAAAAAGAAAGTGCGGGCGGGACAGCTCGGCGTGAAGACGGGCACCGGTTTTTTTACTTACGATAAGGACGGTGACCGGATACTATGA
- the dapA gene encoding 4-hydroxy-tetrahydrodipicolinate synthase has translation MCFGRLITAMVTPFDEQLEIDWEVAGSLIDYLIEEQKSDSLVVCGTTGESPTLTDREKEDLFRFAVERAAGRCKIIAGTGSNDTRHSIHLTKMAEQAGVDGVLLVAPYYNKPSQEGMYRHFKAIAEATSLPVVLYNVPGRTGVSLSTETTLRLAQIQNIVATKECASVEQMTEIVAGAPESFVVYSGDDAVTLPALAVGGYGIISVASHIIGAEMKRLIEAYTEGRTADAAKINASCYPVFKGLFHCPHPVPNPVAVKAALRMKGLPVGGVRLPLVDVTDPELDFIRKLIG, from the coding sequence ATGTGCTTTGGTCGGTTAATTACGGCGATGGTGACGCCGTTCGACGAACAACTGGAAATCGATTGGGAGGTTGCGGGCAGCCTGATCGATTATCTCATCGAGGAGCAGAAATCGGACAGCCTAGTCGTCTGCGGAACGACGGGAGAGTCCCCGACGTTGACCGATCGGGAAAAGGAAGACCTGTTCCGCTTCGCCGTCGAGCGCGCGGCGGGCCGCTGCAAGATTATCGCCGGAACGGGCAGCAACGATACGCGCCATTCGATTCATCTCACGAAAATGGCGGAGCAAGCGGGAGTCGACGGCGTCCTGCTCGTCGCCCCGTATTATAACAAGCCGAGCCAGGAAGGCATGTACCGGCACTTCAAGGCGATTGCGGAAGCGACCTCGCTTCCCGTCGTGCTCTATAACGTTCCCGGACGGACAGGCGTCAGCCTGTCGACGGAGACGACGCTTCGGCTGGCCCAAATCCAGAACATCGTCGCCACGAAGGAATGCGCTTCCGTGGAGCAAATGACCGAAATCGTCGCCGGCGCGCCGGAATCGTTCGTCGTATACAGCGGAGACGACGCGGTGACGCTTCCGGCTCTTGCAGTAGGCGGCTACGGCATCATCAGCGTGGCCAGCCACATTATCGGGGCCGAGATGAAGCGGCTGATCGAAGCCTACACGGAAGGCCGCACGGCCGACGCGGCGAAAATCAACGCCAGCTGCTACCCGGTATTCAAGGGATTGTTCCATTGTCCTCATCCGGTGCCGAATCCGGTCGCGGTCAAGGCGGCGCTCCGAATGAAGGGGCTGCCGGTCGGCGGCGTAAGGCTTCCGCTCGTCGACGTGACCGACCCGGAACTGGATTTTATCCGCAAGCTGATCGGCTGA
- a CDS encoding dipicolinate synthase subunit B, whose translation MNWQGITLGYALTGSHCTLPEVVPQIQRFIDAGANVVPILSPSIMTTDTRFGTSEHWQTELRNITGNELIASIVDAEPLGPSKRIDVLLISPCTGNTTSKLANAMTDSPVLMAAKAQMRNGRPVVLAISTNDGLGLNAANIAKLLVAKNIYFVPFGQDNPQTKPNSLVARMDLAMEACEAALQGKQLQPMLIERFLYA comes from the coding sequence ATGAATTGGCAGGGAATCACGTTAGGTTACGCATTGACCGGATCTCATTGCACGTTGCCGGAAGTCGTCCCGCAAATCCAGCGTTTCATCGACGCGGGGGCGAATGTCGTTCCGATCTTGTCTCCGTCGATTATGACGACCGATACGAGATTCGGAACGTCGGAGCACTGGCAGACGGAATTACGGAACATAACCGGAAACGAGCTGATCGCTTCCATCGTGGATGCGGAGCCGCTCGGTCCGAGCAAGCGGATCGACGTTTTGCTGATCTCGCCTTGCACGGGCAACACGACGAGCAAACTGGCAAACGCAATGACCGACAGCCCCGTGCTGATGGCGGCCAAGGCGCAGATGCGCAACGGCCGTCCCGTCGTTTTGGCGATTTCGACAAACGACGGCCTGGGGCTCAACGCTGCCAATATCGCGAAACTGCTCGTGGCGAAGAACATCTATTTCGTTCCGTTCGGGCAGGACAATCCGCAGACGAAGCCGAATTCGCTAGTGGCGCGAATGGATCTTGCCATGGAAGCATGCGAGGCGGCTTTGCAGGGGAAGCAGCTGCAGCCTATGCTGATCGAGCGTTTCCTGTATGCTTGA